In Candidatus Methylomirabilota bacterium, a single window of DNA contains:
- the yacG gene encoding DNA gyrase inhibitor YacG produces the protein MTRPQTRAGRQVHCPRCGTGREWAGNPHRPFCSLTCRLVDLSVWLDERYRIPGPELSPDSDSAAPGSPTTG, from the coding sequence GTGACGCGCCCCCAGACTCGCGCGGGCCGACAGGTTCACTGTCCACGCTGCGGAACCGGTCGGGAATGGGCGGGCAATCCGCATCGACCGTTCTGCTCGCTGACGTGTCGTCTGGTCGATCTCAGCGTGTGGCTCGACGAGCGCTACCGCATTCCCGGACCGGAGCTGTCGCCCGACTCGGACTCCGCCGCGCCGGGGAGCCCGACCACCGGATGA